One stretch of Clavibacter michiganensis DNA includes these proteins:
- a CDS encoding ABC transporter permease: MKPLDLIRSAVGNTFRSKTRLVLTILSIFVGAFTLTLTNGIGTGIDRYIASTVGAVGSSDTMTVTRTSDDAGAGPAASGPREYDPDTVASGSVTSRPGSTVVALTPDDITTIQGIDGVRAVQPTVSLATDWIAAGDGTRYVVGASGLAPGQTLTLTAGSAPDDASSALQVVLPTSYVQPLGFADDASAVGQTVTLAVTDAARAPHTVDATVVGVAEESIAAAGGSRVTANQALTTALSTAQDAGLPADQADRYAQATVSFDASATDADVDALKSRLADAGYTGTTVQDQLGTFQTVIDGIVLVLNGFAVIALLAASFGIVNTLFMSVQERTREIGLMKAMGQSSGKVFALFSIEAAFIGFLGSAVGVVIAVAAGTGISAALSGTVLSNLPGLTLIAFDPASIATIVLVVMAIAFLAGTLPAARAARADPVTSLRYE, encoded by the coding sequence ATGAAGCCGCTCGACCTCATCCGGTCCGCCGTCGGCAACACGTTCCGCTCCAAGACGCGGCTCGTCCTCACGATCCTGTCGATCTTCGTGGGCGCGTTCACGCTGACCCTCACCAACGGGATCGGCACCGGCATCGACCGGTACATCGCCTCGACGGTCGGTGCCGTCGGGTCCTCCGACACCATGACCGTCACGCGCACGAGCGACGACGCGGGCGCCGGTCCCGCCGCGAGCGGCCCGCGCGAGTACGACCCCGACACGGTCGCGAGCGGGTCCGTGACCAGCCGCCCCGGCTCGACCGTCGTCGCGCTCACGCCCGACGACATCACGACCATCCAGGGCATCGACGGCGTGCGCGCCGTGCAGCCCACCGTGTCGCTCGCGACCGACTGGATCGCCGCGGGCGACGGCACGAGGTACGTGGTCGGCGCGTCGGGCCTCGCCCCCGGGCAGACGCTGACCCTCACGGCGGGCAGCGCGCCCGACGACGCGTCGTCCGCGCTGCAGGTGGTGCTGCCGACCTCCTACGTGCAGCCGCTGGGCTTCGCGGACGACGCCTCCGCCGTCGGGCAGACCGTGACGCTCGCCGTGACGGACGCCGCCCGCGCCCCGCACACCGTGGACGCGACCGTGGTCGGCGTCGCGGAGGAGAGCATCGCGGCGGCCGGGGGATCCCGCGTCACCGCCAACCAGGCCCTCACGACGGCGCTGTCCACGGCCCAGGACGCGGGCCTCCCCGCGGACCAGGCCGACCGGTACGCGCAGGCCACCGTCTCGTTCGACGCCTCCGCCACGGACGCCGACGTGGACGCGCTGAAGTCGCGCCTCGCCGACGCCGGCTACACGGGCACGACCGTCCAGGACCAGCTCGGCACGTTCCAGACCGTGATCGACGGCATCGTGCTCGTGCTCAACGGGTTCGCGGTCATCGCGCTGCTGGCCGCGTCGTTCGGCATCGTGAACACGCTGTTCATGTCGGTGCAGGAGCGCACCCGGGAGATCGGGCTGATGAAGGCCATGGGCCAGAGCAGCGGCAAGGTGTTCGCGCTGTTCAGCATCGAGGCCGCGTTCATCGGGTTCCTCGGCAGCGCCGTGGGGGTCGTGATCGCGGTGGCCGCGGGCACGGGCATCAGCGCGGCGCTCTCCGGCACGGTGCTGTCGAACCTGCCCGGGCTGACGCTCATCGCGTTCGACCCGGCGTCGATCGCGACCATCGTGCTCGTGGTGATGGCGATCGCGTTCCTCGCCGGCACGCTGCCCGCGGCACGGGCGGCGCGCGCCGATCCGGTGACGTCGCTCCGGTACGAGTAG
- the bla gene encoding class A beta-lactamase, which yields MIHPARAAAARPARLALAASLTTALLAGCATPAAEAPTAPPASESAAPSASAAPAVDQAAADAAFTALEERFGARLGVHAVDTGTGAEVSWRADERFAYASTIKAPLTAALLDRVGVAGMDRAVPIEAADILSYAPVTETRVGGTMTLRELAEAAMTRSDNTAANLLLEALGGPAELDAALTALGDDTTVVSRTEPDLNEATPGDDRDTTTPRAAAALLRAYALGDPGAIADPLDADERALFTGWLRATQTGATLVRAELPTNWTVGDKSGLGEYASRGDVAVIWRPDAAPIVIAVHSAKDQQDADADDALISGAAKAAAQALGALG from the coding sequence GTGATCCACCCCGCCCGTGCCGCCGCCGCCCGTCCCGCCCGCCTCGCCCTGGCCGCGTCGCTCACCACCGCCCTCCTCGCCGGATGCGCGACCCCCGCCGCCGAGGCGCCGACGGCCCCGCCCGCGTCCGAATCCGCCGCGCCCTCCGCATCCGCCGCCCCCGCGGTCGACCAGGCCGCCGCCGACGCCGCGTTCACCGCCCTCGAGGAGCGCTTCGGCGCACGCCTCGGCGTGCACGCGGTCGACACCGGGACGGGCGCCGAGGTCTCCTGGCGCGCGGACGAGCGGTTCGCCTACGCATCCACCATCAAGGCCCCGCTCACGGCCGCCCTGCTCGACCGCGTCGGCGTCGCCGGGATGGATCGCGCGGTGCCGATCGAGGCGGCCGACATCCTCTCCTACGCGCCCGTCACCGAGACGCGCGTCGGCGGCACGATGACCCTCCGCGAGCTGGCCGAGGCCGCCATGACCCGGAGCGACAACACGGCCGCGAACCTCCTGCTCGAGGCGCTCGGCGGCCCGGCCGAGCTGGACGCGGCGCTCACGGCCCTCGGCGACGACACGACGGTCGTCTCCCGCACCGAGCCCGACCTCAACGAGGCGACACCCGGCGACGACCGCGACACCACCACCCCGCGCGCCGCCGCCGCGCTGCTCCGCGCCTACGCGCTGGGCGATCCGGGCGCCATCGCGGATCCCCTCGACGCCGACGAGCGCGCCCTGTTCACCGGCTGGCTGCGCGCGACCCAGACCGGCGCCACCCTCGTGCGCGCCGAGCTGCCCACGAACTGGACGGTCGGCGACAAGTCCGGTCTCGGCGAGTACGCGAGCCGCGGCGACGTCGCGGTCATCTGGCGGCCGGACGCCGCGCCCATCGTGATCGCCGTGCACTCCGCGAAGGACCAGCAGGACGCGGACGCCGACGACGCCCTCATCTCCGGCGCCGCGAAGGCCGCGGCGCAGGCGCTGGGCGCGCTCGGCTGA
- a CDS encoding TetR/AcrR family transcriptional regulator, whose translation MNAPSESTRAYGSRDARRAELLDAAVRVMAVAGVAGASTRAITAEAGLAHGAFHYCFGVREELLGALLRQEVDAVVAQLEAAEDPAGAPLGEVVALTLRAELDRVRREPDRQRVLLDLAATVQRIPALADLPAWEHARYVEETRRRLAAAGLDEDRAGRCAALAVAGMQGIIGAWLARRDARADAAAERAVDDLSRALALLAEDGGR comes from the coding sequence ATGAACGCCCCCTCCGAGAGCACCCGCGCGTACGGATCACGGGACGCCCGGCGGGCCGAGCTCCTCGACGCCGCGGTGCGGGTGATGGCCGTCGCGGGCGTCGCCGGGGCGAGCACGCGGGCGATCACCGCGGAGGCCGGACTCGCGCACGGCGCCTTCCACTACTGCTTCGGCGTGCGGGAGGAGCTGCTCGGCGCGCTGCTGCGGCAGGAGGTCGATGCGGTCGTCGCGCAGCTGGAGGCCGCCGAGGATCCCGCGGGCGCGCCGCTCGGGGAGGTCGTCGCCCTGACCCTCCGCGCCGAGCTCGACCGGGTGCGCCGCGAGCCCGACCGCCAGCGCGTGCTGCTCGACCTCGCCGCGACCGTGCAGCGGATCCCGGCGCTCGCCGACCTGCCCGCCTGGGAGCACGCCCGCTACGTGGAGGAGACGCGCCGCCGGCTCGCCGCGGCCGGTCTCGACGAGGACCGCGCCGGGCGGTGCGCGGCGCTCGCCGTGGCGGGCATGCAGGGGATCATCGGGGCCTGGCTCGCACGCCGCGACGCGCGCGCGGATGCGGCGGCCGAGCGCGCGGTCGACGACCTGTCCCGGGCGCTCGCGCTGCTCGCGGAGGACGGCGGGCGCTGA
- a CDS encoding GNAT family N-acetyltransferase, with amino-acid sequence MSTDRPTAPAIRTARPADLEGVTRVLAEAFAEDPVLGGFVPAGTRKPARLALLFAALLRSGPLPDGTVDVAVDARGGILGAAVWEAPGGIPAHRTLRQAPTFLRALGIAGAIRAAVRLNTLDRARPGLPHWRLAEVGVSAEARGLGVGSALLAHGLARVDADGSAAYLESSTERNRALYLRNGFAELGALTGLAGSRPVAMWRAARVEAPAT; translated from the coding sequence ATGAGCACCGACCGCCCCACCGCACCCGCCATCCGCACAGCCCGCCCCGCCGACCTCGAGGGCGTGACCCGCGTGCTCGCGGAGGCCTTCGCCGAGGACCCCGTGCTGGGCGGCTTCGTCCCCGCCGGCACGCGGAAGCCCGCTCGACTGGCCCTGCTCTTCGCCGCGCTCCTGCGCAGCGGCCCGCTCCCCGACGGGACGGTCGACGTCGCGGTCGACGCCCGCGGCGGGATCCTCGGCGCGGCCGTCTGGGAGGCACCCGGCGGCATCCCCGCGCACCGGACCCTCCGGCAGGCGCCGACGTTCCTCCGCGCCCTCGGCATCGCCGGGGCGATCCGCGCGGCCGTCCGCCTCAACACCCTCGACCGTGCGCGACCGGGCCTTCCGCACTGGCGGCTCGCCGAGGTCGGAGTGAGCGCGGAGGCGCGGGGCCTCGGCGTCGGATCCGCGCTCCTCGCTCACGGCCTCGCCCGCGTCGACGCCGACGGATCCGCGGCCTACCTCGAGTCGTCGACCGAGCGGAACCGCGCGCTCTACCTCCGCAACGGCTTCGCCGAGCTGGGCGCGCTTACGGGGCTGGCCGGATCGCGACCCGTGGCGATGTGGCGGGCGGCGCGCGTGGAGGCGCCGGCGACTTGA
- a CDS encoding MarR family winged helix-turn-helix transcriptional regulator — MAHEDATRTDPLALESQLCFAAVLAARSVVALYRPILEPLGLTHPQYLVMLALWERDGRSISDLGGALALEPATITPLLKRLQSAGLLERARSVEDERVVRVTLTDAGRALRSQAERVPAQVAERTGMTPAELGRIRDDLHAFLARIDAAPDPAGA; from the coding sequence ATGGCACACGAGGACGCGACGCGCACGGATCCCCTGGCGCTCGAGAGCCAGCTCTGCTTCGCGGCCGTGCTGGCGGCCAGGTCCGTCGTCGCGCTGTACCGGCCGATCCTCGAGCCGCTCGGCCTCACGCATCCGCAGTACCTCGTGATGCTCGCGCTCTGGGAGCGGGACGGCCGGTCGATCTCCGACCTCGGCGGCGCGCTCGCCCTCGAGCCCGCGACCATCACGCCCCTGCTCAAGCGCCTCCAGTCGGCCGGCCTGCTGGAGCGCGCGCGCAGCGTGGAGGACGAGCGCGTCGTGCGCGTCACGCTCACCGATGCGGGCCGCGCGCTCCGCAGCCAGGCCGAGCGGGTGCCTGCTCAGGTGGCCGAGCGCACGGGCATGACCCCCGCGGAGCTCGGCCGGATCCGCGACGACCTGCACGCGTTCCTCGCGCGCATCGACGCGGCCCCGGATCCCGCTGGCGCCTAG
- a CDS encoding endonuclease/exonuclease/phosphatase family protein has translation MTLRADGTLQDGRALVGPVDAPELHVMTYNIRRLFRRYRPGSPDRWADREPLLAELLQREQPALLGTQEAMPTQGRALSHALGRHYRRIGHGRNADGHGEGCPTFYDTRRLELTSWRQVALSDTPAVAGSRSWGNMVPRIAVVADFVDRATGLPLRHVNTHFDHLSRRSREESARMILGIVAEVQVPTIVAGDTNAGIDTEPHRLLLEHGALVDAWPAARERLTPEWGTWSNYKAPKRTTRRIDWMLVTPDIEVERVGINTTRIGGRAPSDHEALQAVVRC, from the coding sequence ATGACCCTCCGCGCCGACGGCACCCTGCAGGACGGACGGGCGCTCGTCGGCCCGGTCGACGCCCCCGAGCTGCACGTGATGACGTACAACATCCGGCGCCTGTTCCGGCGGTACCGCCCGGGCAGCCCCGACCGCTGGGCCGACCGCGAGCCGCTCCTCGCCGAGCTGCTGCAGCGTGAGCAGCCGGCGCTCCTCGGCACGCAGGAGGCGATGCCCACGCAGGGGCGCGCGCTGTCGCACGCGCTCGGGCGGCACTACCGGCGGATCGGGCACGGCCGCAACGCCGACGGCCATGGCGAGGGCTGCCCCACCTTCTACGACACGCGCCGCCTCGAGCTCACGAGCTGGCGGCAGGTCGCGCTGTCGGACACGCCCGCGGTCGCCGGATCCCGCAGCTGGGGCAACATGGTGCCGCGCATCGCCGTGGTCGCCGACTTCGTGGACCGCGCCACCGGCCTGCCGCTGCGGCACGTGAACACGCACTTCGACCACCTCTCGCGGCGGTCGCGGGAGGAGTCGGCGCGCATGATCCTCGGGATCGTCGCCGAGGTGCAGGTGCCCACGATCGTCGCGGGCGACACCAACGCGGGCATCGACACGGAGCCGCACCGGCTGCTCCTCGAGCACGGCGCGCTCGTGGACGCGTGGCCCGCCGCGCGCGAGCGCCTCACGCCCGAGTGGGGCACGTGGTCGAACTACAAGGCGCCGAAGCGCACGACCCGCCGGATCGACTGGATGCTCGTGACGCCCGACATCGAGGTGGAGCGCGTCGGCATCAACACCACGCGCATCGGCGGGCGCGCGCCGAGCGACCACGAGGCGCTGCAGGCGGTGGTGCGGTGCTGA
- a CDS encoding glycosyltransferase family 9 protein: MHDPAPRRVLVVRLDSVGDVLISGPAVRAVAADPRVEVHLLCGPRGASAGRLLPGVHAVHVWDAPWISSPAPAADAASVDALHAILAEVDADEAVILTSFHQSPLPLALLLRLAGVGRITGASVDYAGSLLDVRLKPGEDLDEDQPEPERTLAIAAAAGHALPADDDGRLAVLPAELPPDVEALLPDGPFALVHPGAAVGARSYPADQHRDAVALLVERGIPVVVTGGPDERDLTAHVAGSTALDLGGRTDLAGLGALMRRAAVLVSGNTGPAHLAAAVGLPVVSLFSPVVPPIRWAPYRVPVILLGDQDAACKLSRARDCPIPGHPCLAGVAPAEVADAVERLMATSRAEVPA; the protein is encoded by the coding sequence ATCCACGACCCCGCGCCCCGCAGGGTGCTGGTCGTGCGGCTCGACTCGGTGGGCGACGTGCTCATCTCGGGTCCCGCTGTGCGCGCCGTCGCCGCCGACCCGCGCGTCGAGGTGCACCTGCTCTGCGGTCCGCGCGGCGCGTCCGCCGGCCGGCTGCTGCCCGGCGTCCACGCCGTGCACGTCTGGGATGCGCCGTGGATCTCCTCCCCCGCGCCCGCCGCCGACGCCGCCTCGGTCGACGCCCTGCACGCGATCCTCGCCGAGGTCGACGCCGACGAGGCCGTCATCCTCACGTCCTTCCATCAGTCGCCGCTCCCGCTCGCGCTGCTGCTGCGGCTCGCGGGCGTCGGGCGGATCACAGGCGCGAGCGTCGACTACGCCGGATCCCTCCTCGACGTGCGCCTCAAGCCCGGCGAGGACCTCGACGAGGACCAGCCCGAGCCCGAGCGCACCCTTGCGATCGCCGCCGCGGCCGGCCACGCGCTGCCCGCCGACGACGACGGCCGCCTCGCCGTCCTGCCGGCCGAGCTGCCGCCCGACGTCGAAGCGCTCCTCCCCGACGGCCCGTTCGCGCTCGTGCACCCGGGCGCGGCAGTCGGCGCGCGCTCGTATCCCGCCGACCAGCACCGCGACGCCGTCGCGCTCCTCGTCGAGCGCGGGATCCCCGTGGTCGTCACGGGCGGCCCCGACGAGCGGGACCTCACGGCGCACGTCGCCGGATCCACCGCCCTCGACCTCGGCGGCCGCACCGACCTCGCCGGCCTCGGCGCGCTCATGCGCCGCGCGGCCGTGCTCGTGAGCGGCAACACCGGTCCCGCGCACCTCGCCGCCGCGGTGGGCCTGCCCGTCGTCAGCCTGTTCTCGCCCGTCGTGCCGCCGATCCGCTGGGCGCCGTACCGCGTGCCCGTGATCCTCCTCGGCGACCAGGACGCGGCCTGCAAGCTCAGCCGCGCGCGTGACTGCCCGATCCCGGGCCACCCGTGCCTCGCCGGCGTCGCGCCGGCCGAGGTCGCCGACGCGGTCGAGCGGCTGATGGCGACGAGCCGCGCGGAGGTGCCCGCGTGA
- a CDS encoding glycosyltransferase — MRILMWHVHGGWTDSFVLGSHEILFPTTPARDAWGLGRGGRAWPASAREVDPSSLHDADVDLVLLQRVAEIAEAERLLGRRLGSDVPAVFLEHNTPRGAPTETVHALAGRDDIPVIHVTRFNALMWDTGVAPTTVVEHGVPDPGQLYTGDVASFGAVINEPVRRGRITGTDLLPAFAEVAPVEVFGMGTDLLPGAFPDLGERIVPRGDLPTARMHPELARLRAYIHPHRWTSLGLSLLEAMHMGMPVLVLDATEASRAVPQEAGAISSDPVDLVRTARLLLADPDEAARRGRVAREAALARYSLGRFLAEMDAVLHDAVDAAAARRSRRAPAGPGSTTSPHHPLDERTTR; from the coding sequence GTGAGGATCCTGATGTGGCACGTCCACGGCGGCTGGACCGACTCGTTCGTCCTGGGATCCCACGAGATCCTCTTCCCCACCACGCCCGCGCGCGACGCGTGGGGCCTCGGCCGCGGCGGCCGCGCCTGGCCCGCGAGCGCGCGCGAGGTGGATCCGTCGTCCCTGCACGACGCGGATGTCGACCTCGTGCTCCTCCAGCGCGTCGCCGAGATCGCGGAGGCGGAGCGCCTGCTCGGCCGCCGCCTCGGATCCGACGTGCCCGCCGTCTTCCTCGAGCACAACACGCCGCGCGGCGCACCGACCGAGACCGTGCACGCGCTGGCCGGCCGCGATGACATCCCCGTGATCCACGTCACGCGCTTCAACGCGCTCATGTGGGACACCGGCGTCGCGCCGACGACGGTCGTCGAGCACGGCGTGCCCGACCCGGGGCAGCTCTACACGGGCGACGTCGCGTCGTTCGGCGCGGTGATCAACGAGCCCGTGCGCCGCGGCCGCATCACCGGCACCGACCTGCTGCCCGCGTTCGCGGAGGTCGCGCCCGTCGAGGTCTTCGGCATGGGCACGGATCTGCTCCCGGGTGCCTTCCCCGACCTCGGCGAGCGCATCGTGCCGCGCGGCGACCTCCCCACCGCCCGCATGCATCCCGAGCTCGCGCGGCTGCGCGCCTACATCCACCCGCACCGCTGGACCTCGCTCGGCCTGTCGCTGCTCGAGGCGATGCACATGGGGATGCCCGTGCTCGTGCTCGACGCGACCGAGGCGTCGCGCGCGGTGCCACAGGAGGCGGGCGCGATCTCGTCCGACCCCGTCGACCTCGTGCGCACGGCCCGGCTGCTGCTCGCGGATCCCGACGAGGCCGCCCGCCGCGGCCGCGTCGCCCGCGAGGCCGCGCTCGCCCGCTACTCGCTCGGCCGCTTCCTCGCCGAAATGGACGCCGTGCTGCACGACGCCGTGGACGCCGCCGCCGCGCGCCGGTCCCGACGCGCGCCCGCCGGACCCGGCTCCACGACTTCCCCGCACCACCCGCTCGACGAGAGGACGACACGATGA
- a CDS encoding glycosyltransferase: protein MRIAMISEHASPLATLGGVDAGGQNVHVAALSAALAEEGHTVTVYTRRDDAALPARVAFAPGVEVVHLDAGPARAVPKDELLPHMGELADGLLADWRTARPDVVHSHFWMSGVAALDAAARLASSPVGAAAAPPVLHTFHALGSVKRRHLGAEDTSPAARAELEPGVGRRADAVIATCSDEAAELVRAGVDAARITVIPCGVDIGHFTPREDDDASDADPARPMRVMVVGRLVPRKGVDLAIEALGILARRGHRDVELVIVGGSGDAASGADDPEARRLMDAARAAGVADRVRLHGRVSQADMPAVMRTADVVVCAPWYEPFGIVPLEAMASGVPVVASAVGGLTDSVVDGVTGILVPPRDPAAIADALGELLADPARRRRLGRAGRDRMEHGYAWSTVAARTAEAYVAAIQAAAPDDLPADPTVVDAHLDALAPVLADLRTHAPRLTAWGREMADRLSHGARLIAAGNGGSAAEAQHLTSELVGRFDGDRRPFSAIALHSESSAVTAIGNDYGFDEVFARQVHAHARSGDIVVLLSTSGRSENLLRAAAAARAAGATTWAMTGPGPNPLVEACDEHIALDGPSANVQEAQLVAVHAICRSFESRLQANDRAAARASAPVASVPVTVAPASTTAAPAEVPA from the coding sequence ATGAGGATCGCGATGATCTCGGAGCACGCCAGCCCGCTGGCGACGCTCGGCGGCGTGGACGCCGGCGGCCAGAACGTGCACGTGGCCGCGCTGTCGGCCGCGCTCGCGGAGGAGGGCCACACCGTCACCGTCTACACGCGCCGCGACGACGCGGCGCTGCCCGCCCGCGTCGCCTTCGCGCCCGGCGTGGAGGTCGTGCACCTCGACGCCGGACCCGCCCGCGCGGTCCCCAAGGACGAGCTGCTGCCGCACATGGGCGAGCTCGCCGACGGCCTCCTCGCCGACTGGCGCACCGCCCGGCCCGACGTGGTGCACAGCCACTTCTGGATGTCCGGGGTCGCCGCGCTCGACGCCGCCGCGCGCCTCGCATCCTCCCCGGTGGGTGCCGCCGCCGCGCCGCCCGTGCTGCACACCTTCCACGCGCTCGGATCCGTGAAGCGCCGCCACCTCGGCGCCGAGGACACGAGCCCCGCCGCGCGCGCCGAGCTCGAGCCGGGCGTCGGCCGCCGCGCCGACGCCGTCATCGCGACCTGCTCCGACGAGGCCGCCGAGCTCGTGCGCGCGGGCGTCGACGCGGCCCGCATCACCGTGATCCCGTGCGGCGTCGACATCGGGCACTTCACGCCGCGCGAGGACGACGACGCCAGCGACGCCGACCCGGCACGCCCGATGCGAGTGATGGTCGTCGGCCGCCTGGTGCCGCGCAAGGGCGTCGACCTCGCGATCGAGGCGCTCGGGATCCTCGCGCGCCGCGGCCACCGCGACGTCGAGCTGGTCATCGTGGGCGGATCCGGCGACGCCGCGAGCGGAGCCGACGACCCCGAGGCCCGCCGCCTGATGGACGCCGCCCGCGCCGCCGGGGTCGCGGACCGCGTGCGCCTGCACGGCCGCGTCTCCCAGGCCGACATGCCCGCCGTGATGCGCACCGCCGACGTCGTCGTGTGCGCACCCTGGTACGAGCCGTTCGGCATCGTGCCGCTCGAGGCGATGGCGTCCGGCGTGCCCGTCGTCGCGTCGGCCGTGGGCGGCCTCACCGACAGCGTGGTCGACGGCGTCACGGGGATCCTCGTGCCGCCGCGCGACCCCGCGGCCATCGCCGACGCCCTCGGGGAGCTCCTCGCGGATCCCGCCCGCCGTCGCCGCCTCGGCCGCGCCGGCCGCGACCGCATGGAGCACGGCTACGCGTGGTCGACCGTCGCCGCGCGCACCGCCGAGGCGTACGTCGCCGCGATCCAGGCCGCCGCCCCCGACGACCTCCCCGCCGACCCGACCGTGGTCGACGCCCACCTCGACGCGCTCGCCCCCGTGCTCGCCGACCTCCGCACGCACGCGCCGCGCCTCACCGCGTGGGGCCGCGAGATGGCCGACCGACTCAGCCACGGCGCGCGCCTCATCGCGGCCGGCAACGGCGGATCCGCGGCCGAGGCCCAGCACCTCACGAGCGAGCTGGTGGGCCGCTTCGACGGCGACCGCCGCCCGTTCTCCGCGATCGCGCTGCACTCCGAGTCGTCCGCGGTCACGGCGATCGGCAACGACTACGGCTTCGACGAGGTCTTCGCCCGGCAGGTGCACGCGCACGCGCGATCCGGCGACATCGTCGTGCTGCTCTCCACGAGCGGCCGCAGCGAGAACCTGCTCCGGGCCGCCGCCGCCGCGCGCGCCGCGGGAGCGACGACCTGGGCGATGACGGGCCCCGGCCCGAATCCGCTCGTGGAGGCGTGCGACGAGCACATCGCGCTCGACGGGCCGTCGGCCAACGTGCAGGAGGCGCAGCTCGTCGCCGTGCACGCGATCTGCCGCTCGTTCGAGAGCCGGCTGCAGGCGAACGACCGGGCGGCGGCGCGCGCGTCCGCGCCGGTCGCGTCCGTCCCCGTGACGGTCGCGCCCGCGTCCACCACGGCTGCGCCCGCGGAGGTGCCGGCGTGA
- a CDS encoding PfkB family carbohydrate kinase has protein sequence MRIVVVGDVLLDVDMTGAAHRLSPDAPVPVIEVEESLPRAGGAGLVATMLARDGHDVRLVTVLSDDHHSATLRECLDRIEVVAGPSGAPTPVKTRVRADGHAIARIDEGCAPPPTPAATDAMLDAIATADAIVVADYGRGVTRDPRLRAALDARAAVVPLVWDPHPAGEPPVPNTALATPNLAEARAFSGVAGRDVSAAADAARLLREQWGVATVAVTMSERGALLVSAPASGSAGGSMPVVVPAPLVATGDPCGAGDRLAATALAALAAGSSVEDAVRDAVAAAAEYVDAGGVATLVGPPAARPIGGHAASALQVVRATRAAGGTVVATGGCFDLVHAGHARTLAAARALGDCLVVLLNSDDSVRRLKGPERPIMTEEDRVDLLMSLGVVDAVVLFSEDTPEEALRSIKPDLWVKGGDYRAEDLPESAVIAEWGGQAVTVPYHPGRSTTKLAGALARVG, from the coding sequence GTGAGGATCGTCGTGGTCGGCGACGTGCTGCTCGACGTCGACATGACCGGCGCCGCCCACCGCCTCAGCCCCGACGCGCCCGTGCCCGTGATCGAGGTCGAGGAGTCGCTGCCCCGCGCGGGCGGCGCAGGCCTCGTCGCCACGATGCTCGCGCGCGACGGCCACGACGTGCGCCTCGTCACCGTGCTCTCCGACGACCATCACTCCGCGACCCTCCGGGAGTGCCTCGACCGGATCGAGGTGGTCGCCGGCCCGTCCGGCGCGCCCACGCCCGTCAAGACCCGCGTGCGCGCCGACGGCCACGCCATCGCCCGCATCGACGAGGGCTGCGCGCCGCCGCCCACGCCCGCCGCGACCGACGCGATGCTGGACGCGATCGCCACCGCCGACGCGATCGTCGTCGCCGACTACGGCCGCGGCGTCACGCGCGATCCCCGCCTCCGGGCCGCCCTCGACGCGCGCGCCGCCGTGGTGCCGCTCGTGTGGGATCCGCACCCCGCGGGCGAGCCGCCCGTCCCGAACACCGCGCTCGCCACCCCGAACCTCGCGGAGGCGCGCGCGTTCTCCGGCGTCGCCGGGCGCGACGTGTCCGCGGCCGCCGACGCCGCCCGCCTGCTCCGCGAGCAGTGGGGGGTCGCCACGGTCGCCGTCACGATGAGCGAGCGCGGCGCCCTGCTCGTGTCGGCGCCCGCGTCGGGCTCGGCCGGCGGATCCATGCCCGTCGTCGTCCCCGCCCCGCTCGTGGCGACCGGCGACCCGTGCGGCGCGGGCGACCGCCTGGCCGCCACGGCCCTCGCGGCGCTGGCCGCGGGATCCTCCGTGGAGGACGCCGTGCGCGACGCCGTCGCCGCGGCCGCCGAGTACGTGGACGCGGGCGGCGTCGCCACCCTCGTCGGCCCGCCCGCCGCGCGCCCCATCGGCGGCCACGCGGCGAGCGCCCTCCAGGTAGTGCGCGCGACCCGCGCCGCCGGCGGCACCGTCGTCGCGACGGGCGGCTGCTTCGACCTCGTGCACGCCGGCCACGCCCGCACCCTCGCCGCGGCCCGCGCGCTCGGCGACTGCCTCGTCGTGCTCCTCAACTCGGATGACTCGGTGCGCCGCCTCAAGGGACCCGAGCGCCCGATCATGACCGAGGAGGACCGCGTCGACCTGCTGATGTCGCTCGGCGTGGTGGATGCGGTGGTGCTCTTCTCCGAGGACACCCCCGAAGAGGCGCTGCGCTCCATCAAGCCCGACCTCTGGGTCAAGGGCGGCGACTACCGCGCCGAGGACCTCCCCGAGTCGGCGGTCATCGCCGAGTGGGGCGGCCAGGCCGTGACCGTGCCGTACCACCCGGGCCGCTCCACCACGAAGCTCGCGGGCGCCCTCGCCCGCGTCGGCTGA